The following proteins are encoded in a genomic region of Verrucomicrobiia bacterium:
- a CDS encoding ClC family H(+)/Cl(-) exchange transporter translates to MHDASETRPTTLPRAPGWFRLALASTLVGVLSGGTAALFRMALDWADRSRDAFIGWSHGFPGVGVLMVAGTVATLAGGAAWLVRRFAPEAGGSGVPHAEAVVGGELPPAPLRLLPVKFLGGWMAIGGGLALGREGPSVQMGASLAGLLGRRLGWGASDLRALIAAGAGAGLATAFNAPMAALVFVFEELTRRFDARVVVASLAAIAGAITLSRGLLGAAPDFSTPALASPDLGSGVLFAGVGLAAGVAGVAYQWAILRALALADRCARWPAWAPAVLIGFGVGVVAWFAPGSVGGGDPLTQQALSGVTGGTAITAMTGLFVFRFLLGPVCYAAGTPGGIFAPMLVLGAQIGALLAASCPAGLIVGIPPAAVAVVAMAAFFTAVVRAPLTGILLVAELTGNHSLLLPMLVGAVTASIVPSMLGVRPIYDVLKERTVQRAGNSFARAAPRTAPTPSSNSKLS, encoded by the coding sequence ATGCACGACGCCTCGGAAACCCGGCCGACGACACTCCCGCGAGCGCCCGGATGGTTCCGGTTGGCGCTGGCATCCACGCTCGTCGGAGTGCTGTCCGGCGGGACGGCGGCGCTGTTTCGCATGGCGCTGGACTGGGCCGACCGTTCCCGCGACGCCTTCATCGGGTGGTCGCATGGATTTCCGGGCGTCGGCGTCCTCATGGTGGCCGGGACCGTTGCCACGCTGGCGGGGGGGGCGGCGTGGCTGGTCCGGCGGTTTGCCCCCGAGGCCGGGGGGAGCGGTGTGCCCCATGCGGAGGCGGTGGTCGGCGGCGAGCTGCCCCCGGCGCCGTTGAGACTGCTGCCGGTGAAATTCCTTGGCGGATGGATGGCGATTGGCGGCGGGCTGGCCCTGGGCCGGGAGGGGCCCAGCGTGCAGATGGGTGCCAGCCTGGCCGGCCTGCTCGGACGTCGGCTGGGATGGGGCGCGTCGGACCTGCGCGCCTTGATTGCCGCCGGTGCGGGTGCCGGCCTGGCCACGGCCTTCAACGCCCCGATGGCCGCCCTGGTGTTTGTGTTCGAGGAACTGACCCGTCGCTTCGATGCGCGGGTGGTGGTGGCGTCACTGGCTGCGATTGCGGGGGCCATCACCCTGTCGCGTGGTCTGCTGGGGGCGGCGCCGGATTTCAGCACGCCCGCACTGGCCTCCCCGGACCTGGGATCCGGCGTCCTGTTCGCGGGCGTCGGGTTGGCGGCCGGGGTTGCCGGCGTGGCCTACCAGTGGGCGATCCTGCGCGCACTCGCGCTGGCGGACCGGTGTGCCCGCTGGCCTGCATGGGCACCGGCGGTGCTGATCGGCTTCGGGGTGGGCGTCGTGGCGTGGTTTGCTCCCGGCTCGGTGGGTGGCGGGGATCCCCTGACGCAGCAGGCGCTTTCCGGTGTCACGGGCGGGACGGCCATCACGGCCATGACGGGTCTGTTCGTTTTTCGATTCCTGCTCGGCCCGGTGTGTTATGCGGCGGGGACTCCCGGGGGCATTTTTGCGCCGATGCTGGTGCTGGGCGCACAAATCGGCGCACTGCTGGCGGCGTCCTGCCCCGCCGGGTTGATTGTTGGCATCCCACCGGCGGCCGTTGCCGTGGTGGCCATGGCGGCCTTCTTCACCGCGGTCGTTCGTGCGCCACTCACGGGCATCCTGCTGGTGGCGGAACTCACCGGGAACCATTCGCTGTTGCTGCCGATGCTGGTCGGAGCCGTCACCGCATCCATTGTTCCCTCGATGCTGGGCGTCCGTCCCATCTACGACGTGCTCAAGGAACGCACCGTCCAGCGGGCCGGGAATTCTTTCGCAAGGGCGGCACCGCGCACGGCACCCACACCGTCGTCGAATTCCAAGTTGAGTTGA
- a CDS encoding immunoglobulin domain-containing protein — MARHAGEVPVLHPGESLVFVRESRGIPGQTEFRAWWREARLADRCIITAPWGFGLSANRDELRLWHATAGVTNQLDRVPLGGADRGVTFTSAASTGAFGALSREGDAEAFRAAVGGDVGSPGSVGSPVPLRVIRAPADVETDAGATAVFRLVAHGLPRPRFQWCRGASDLPGATASMLVLSNVSPALDGGVYTVRLENGVESLVTAPAALIVNRKARCATIVRPPVDLEVTPGQTASFGVEVRGYPLPELQWLHDGEAIPGAANALLEIPDVTPGRAGRYTVEVRNPLCAAAVAASLSVLPAPRLIVAEAMLCPSASAATADRNDWWELVNVDTRPVNLRGWRFDDHPGVLDGAFTITNDVWVLPGRSVIFVSDLDAGAFRRWWGPTNLPSDLPIVSYIGNGFGNDFTESITRWNSAAREDADFILEFELRVCLEFPDPCPCGASRWYDPEDPDAELGFNYSVAGERGAFRAALSDDVGSPGWLSNDDHLGRPQLAIAGAGGGLELTWTALLGRAYEVQRSSALVPAAWSPIARVTAATGAAGYRDTPVAATALLYRVVLLPVAP, encoded by the coding sequence TTGGCCAGGCATGCTGGCGAGGTCCCCGTTCTGCATCCCGGCGAGTCGCTGGTTTTTGTGCGCGAAAGCCGGGGGATTCCCGGTCAGACCGAGTTTCGGGCGTGGTGGAGGGAGGCGCGACTGGCCGATCGGTGCATTATCACCGCGCCTTGGGGCTTCGGCCTCAGCGCCAACCGGGACGAGTTGCGCTTGTGGCACGCCACCGCGGGCGTGACCAACCAACTGGATCGGGTTCCGCTGGGTGGCGCTGATCGCGGGGTGACCTTCACGAGCGCCGCCTCAACCGGCGCCTTCGGCGCGTTGAGCCGCGAGGGTGACGCGGAGGCCTTCCGCGCTGCGGTCGGTGGTGACGTCGGCTCTCCGGGTTCGGTCGGCAGTCCGGTGCCCCTCCGCGTGATACGAGCTCCGGCCGATGTGGAGACCGACGCTGGAGCCACCGCTGTCTTCAGGTTGGTGGCCCACGGCCTACCCCGGCCGCGGTTTCAGTGGTGCCGGGGTGCGAGTGACTTGCCGGGCGCCACGGCATCCATGCTGGTCCTCTCGAACGTCTCGCCTGCCTTGGACGGCGGCGTGTACACGGTGCGGCTCGAGAATGGCGTGGAGAGCCTCGTCACCGCCCCGGCCGCTCTCATCGTCAACCGGAAGGCGCGCTGCGCCACCATCGTGCGTCCGCCCGTCGACCTTGAGGTCACGCCGGGCCAGACGGCTTCGTTCGGTGTCGAGGTGCGCGGCTATCCGCTCCCGGAATTGCAGTGGCTTCACGATGGTGAAGCGATCCCCGGCGCGGCCAACGCCCTGCTTGAGATTCCGGATGTCACGCCGGGCCGCGCTGGCCGCTACACCGTGGAGGTGCGCAATCCGCTCTGCGCCGCCGCAGTCGCAGCCTCGCTTTCCGTGCTGCCGGCGCCCCGGCTGATCGTCGCCGAAGCCATGCTTTGCCCGTCCGCCAGCGCCGCGACGGCGGATCGCAACGACTGGTGGGAGCTGGTCAACGTGGACACACGTCCGGTGAACCTCCGCGGCTGGCGATTCGACGATCATCCCGGCGTGCTGGACGGAGCCTTCACCATCACGAATGACGTGTGGGTTCTGCCCGGAAGATCCGTCATCTTTGTCTCCGATCTGGATGCGGGCGCTTTTCGACGCTGGTGGGGCCCGACGAATCTGCCGTCGGATCTCCCGATTGTTTCGTACATTGGCAACGGCTTCGGCAACGACTTCACGGAATCCATCACGCGATGGAACTCGGCGGCGCGTGAAGACGCTGATTTCATCCTGGAGTTCGAATTGAGGGTTTGTCTTGAGTTTCCAGACCCCTGTCCCTGCGGTGCAAGCCGCTGGTACGATCCGGAGGACCCTGATGCCGAATTGGGGTTCAACTACAGCGTTGCGGGCGAGCGCGGCGCCTTCCGTGCCGCGTTGTCAGACGATGTGGGCTCGCCCGGCTGGCTGAGCAACGACGATCACCTCGGGCGGCCACAGCTTGCCATCGCCGGCGCTGGCGGCGGCCTTGAACTGACGTGGACTGCGCTGCTTGGCCGTGCTTATGAGGTGCAGCGCAGCAGTGCCCTGGTTCCTGCGGCGTGGAGCCCCATCGCACGTGTCACGGCTGCCACGGGTGCGGCGGGATACAGAGACACCCCGGTCGCGGCGACGGCGCTCCTTTACCGCGTCGTGCTGCTGCCCGTAGCACCATGA
- a CDS encoding prepilin-type N-terminal cleavage/methylation domain-containing protein, with the protein MIRVRFRRRRAGAADGFTLVELLVVIIVVGVLASLLLPVMGRAKILARQVECAGRVRQWTLAQTLYAVDNDDRISRESFEPNGVSLNTWGEVTHPFARDVWYNALAVQMGVTRAAEYGLRSARPGFYGRARIFHCPQAPFPRQRLEDPSVFFSLAMNSKLIMWPHATVRITQVRSPSVTVAFLEKRLKDDAPAAPGQASDQLGQPSTYANRFAARHRGRDNLAYMDGHFETRRGPEIITNGLAY; encoded by the coding sequence ATGATACGGGTGCGATTTCGGCGGCGGCGCGCGGGCGCGGCAGACGGCTTCACGCTGGTCGAGCTGCTCGTCGTCATCATCGTCGTCGGCGTGCTCGCGTCACTGCTTTTGCCCGTGATGGGCCGAGCAAAGATCTTGGCGCGGCAGGTGGAGTGTGCAGGACGCGTGCGGCAATGGACGCTGGCCCAGACGCTTTACGCCGTGGACAATGACGATCGGATCTCCCGGGAAAGCTTCGAGCCCAACGGCGTTTCGCTGAACACGTGGGGCGAGGTCACCCATCCCTTCGCACGCGACGTCTGGTACAATGCACTGGCCGTTCAGATGGGCGTGACACGTGCCGCCGAGTACGGGCTGCGGTCGGCGCGTCCCGGCTTTTACGGGCGCGCCAGGATCTTCCACTGTCCGCAGGCGCCGTTCCCGCGCCAGCGGCTGGAGGATCCGTCGGTGTTTTTTTCCTTGGCCATGAACTCAAAGCTCATCATGTGGCCGCACGCGACCGTCCGGATCACGCAGGTGCGAAGCCCTTCGGTCACGGTGGCGTTCCTGGAAAAACGCCTGAAGGATGACGCGCCTGCCGCTCCGGGCCAGGCGTCGGATCAGCTTGGGCAGCCCAGCACCTACGCCAACCGATTCGCAGCGCGCCATCGCGGTCGGGACAACCTCGCCTATATGGACGGTCACTTTGAGACCCGCCGCGGCCCCGAGATCATCACCAACGGCCTCGCCTACTAA
- a CDS encoding DUF1559 domain-containing protein: MSQISARRSPLTLCCRCFRKPSRNWIVSPKPWKHGDLHLSSSAFSQVELLVVVAIIGVLAAILLPALARARAAAHSAVCKNNLRQLGVALNLYIDQFPEFPGDPPSFGGVMLEGPGRMSGRGLLYLAPFVSTSIYSTDNEGRIESLRMLRQPSVFHCPAKGWGDAPFRDPGGTRQRWLPYGYGYNGLGTRLRPPTDIPLGLGPVEWQGTVQRVKTSGIRSPFGMIAIGDSSEDLLGLLHPHSKLDGHPILRVGTMHSAGANAAFCDGHVEYAKTAKWTEASEAARRRWNNDHEPHPETW, encoded by the coding sequence ATGTCGCAAATTTCTGCTCGTCGATCTCCTTTGACCCTTTGTTGCCGCTGCTTCAGGAAACCTTCTAGAAACTGGATAGTTTCCCCGAAACCTTGGAAACATGGAGACCTCCATCTATCGTCGTCGGCATTCTCCCAAGTGGAATTGCTAGTGGTTGTTGCGATTATCGGAGTTCTAGCCGCCATACTGCTGCCGGCCCTGGCACGCGCCCGGGCGGCCGCGCATTCGGCGGTATGTAAGAACAACTTGCGTCAACTCGGTGTCGCGCTGAATCTCTACATCGACCAGTTCCCAGAGTTTCCAGGAGATCCTCCGTCGTTCGGAGGGGTGATGCTGGAGGGCCCGGGACGGATGTCCGGTCGTGGTTTACTCTATCTGGCGCCCTTTGTCTCGACCAGCATCTATTCGACGGATAACGAAGGACGGATTGAGAGCCTGCGGATGTTGAGGCAACCCTCCGTTTTTCACTGCCCGGCCAAGGGCTGGGGTGACGCTCCATTTCGGGATCCGGGGGGCACGCGGCAACGCTGGCTTCCCTATGGATATGGTTATAACGGACTGGGAACCCGGCTGAGGCCGCCGACGGACATCCCTCTGGGCCTTGGTCCTGTCGAGTGGCAGGGCACGGTGCAGCGCGTCAAAACCTCGGGAATTCGATCGCCGTTCGGGATGATTGCGATCGGCGATTCATCTGAAGATCTTTTGGGATTGCTCCACCCGCATTCGAAGCTGGACGGCCATCCAATTCTCAGGGTCGGTACTATGCACTCTGCCGGCGCCAACGCGGCATTCTGCGACGGGCATGTTGAGTACGCCAAGACCGCCAAGTGGACCGAAGCCTCCGAAGCGGCGCGCCGCCGGTGGAACAACGATCACGAGCCACATCCGGAAACTTGGTAA
- a CDS encoding Na+ dependent nucleoside transporter domain protein: MSLRIVSAVGIAAILATAWAVSSRRDRFPWRIAGWALFLQFTFGLLILRTGPGQAVFHGFQRAVDRFIGFANEGTRLVFGPLAESEPMAAVFGADRAVVLAITIVGTIILTGTVSSLLYHFGILQRVVLAMAWLMRRVLGTSGSETLAAAANIFMGQTEAPLVIRPYLERMTRSELFCLMTSGFATIAGGVLAVYTGVLRVPAGHLLTASVMSAPAAILMAKVMLPETEVSETAAGARHLPERTTINAMDAVCTGASDGMKLSINVLAMLLAITALVALVNALLAGAAGWVGWETTRPLQQVLGYLNAPFALLIGVPPRDALTIGQILGERIVLNEFIGYLSLTEARPQLEARSYLLATYALCGFANLGSVAIQIGGISALAATRRGDLARLGMRAMAAGILACYLTACAAGVIT, translated from the coding sequence GTGAGCCTCCGGATTGTCAGCGCGGTGGGAATTGCCGCCATCCTGGCGACCGCCTGGGCGGTTTCGTCCCGGCGCGACCGGTTCCCCTGGAGGATCGCGGGCTGGGCATTGTTCCTCCAGTTCACCTTTGGATTGCTGATCCTGCGCACCGGGCCCGGCCAGGCGGTCTTTCACGGATTTCAGCGCGCCGTGGACCGGTTCATCGGATTCGCCAATGAGGGCACCCGGCTGGTCTTCGGGCCGCTCGCCGAGTCGGAGCCGATGGCCGCCGTCTTCGGAGCCGACCGCGCGGTCGTCCTCGCGATCACCATTGTTGGAACCATCATCCTGACCGGCACGGTGTCCTCGCTGCTATACCACTTCGGGATCCTCCAGCGGGTCGTCCTGGCCATGGCGTGGCTGATGCGGCGCGTGCTGGGCACCAGCGGCAGCGAAACCCTCGCGGCGGCGGCCAACATCTTCATGGGCCAGACCGAGGCGCCCCTGGTGATCCGGCCCTATCTGGAACGTATGACCCGGAGCGAGCTGTTTTGCCTGATGACCTCCGGGTTCGCGACCATCGCCGGCGGCGTGCTGGCCGTGTACACCGGCGTCCTTCGCGTGCCGGCCGGCCATCTCCTCACCGCCTCGGTGATGAGCGCCCCGGCAGCCATCCTCATGGCCAAGGTGATGCTGCCGGAGACGGAGGTGTCCGAAACCGCCGCCGGCGCCCGGCACCTCCCGGAGCGGACGACGATCAACGCCATGGATGCGGTCTGCACGGGCGCCAGCGATGGCATGAAGCTTTCAATCAACGTACTGGCCATGCTCCTGGCCATCACGGCACTGGTGGCCCTCGTCAATGCGCTGCTGGCCGGCGCTGCCGGCTGGGTGGGCTGGGAAACCACCCGACCGCTCCAGCAGGTCCTCGGCTACCTCAACGCCCCGTTCGCGCTGCTGATCGGCGTGCCACCCAGGGACGCCCTGACCATCGGACAGATCCTCGGGGAACGCATCGTGCTGAATGAGTTCATCGGGTACCTCTCCCTGACCGAGGCCCGGCCGCAGCTTGAGGCGCGGAGCTATCTGCTGGCCACCTACGCCCTGTGCGGCTTTGCCAACCTCGGGAGCGTCGCGATCCAGATCGGCGGCATCAGCGCCCTCGCCGCCACGCGCCGCGGCGACCTCGCGCGCCTGGGCATGCGGGCCATGGCCGCCGGCATCCTTGCCTGTTACCTCACCGCCTGCGCCGCCGGCGTGATCACGTGA
- a CDS encoding PQQ-binding-like beta-propeller repeat protein, whose translation MAERTILGIAIPLTGALSMAVAADQAQFGQAWSRNMVSAERGLPSHFDPASGSQIRWTAALGSESHGTPVIAGGRVYVGTNNGEPRDSRRQGDRGVLFCLNEHDGRLLWQLVVPKREEDPYFDWPKSGISSTPTVEGDRVYLVDNRGVVLCLDAAGLANGNEGPFVGEAAYFTPGSTNAAAADVPLGPLDADIIWALDLTRELGIWSHDAAHSSILIHGDHLYLNSGTGVDNTHKVIRTPDAPSLVVLDKATGRVLATDGLGIAPRIFHCTWSAPSLGRVGDRDLVFFAGGDGIVYAFEPLPAGFRPDATASRPAVLKKVWEFDFDPAAPKTDIHRYNGNRAVSPSNIYGMPVLHEGRLYVVGGGDWFWGKHEAWLKCLNPAGSGDITASNLLWTYPVNRHSMSTPAVHDGLAFVADSMRVLHCVDITTGSSLWTQELGGEVWASALVADGKVYLGTRRGDFWIFEASRERRVLGQVSLGAPISATAVAANGVLYVTAMDRLYAVGSTAAPPR comes from the coding sequence ATGGCAGAACGGACGATTCTGGGCATCGCAATCCCGTTGACCGGGGCGTTGTCCATGGCGGTGGCGGCAGACCAGGCGCAGTTCGGGCAGGCGTGGTCGCGCAACATGGTATCCGCGGAGCGCGGGCTGCCTTCCCATTTTGATCCCGCTTCGGGGAGCCAGATCCGCTGGACGGCCGCGCTCGGCAGCGAGTCGCACGGAACCCCGGTGATTGCGGGCGGTCGCGTGTACGTGGGCACCAACAATGGCGAGCCGAGGGATTCCCGGCGTCAGGGCGACCGGGGGGTGTTGTTCTGCCTCAACGAGCACGACGGCCGGCTCCTGTGGCAGTTGGTGGTGCCCAAGCGCGAAGAGGACCCCTACTTCGACTGGCCGAAGTCGGGGATCTCCTCCACGCCAACCGTGGAAGGCGACCGGGTTTACCTGGTGGACAACCGCGGCGTGGTGTTGTGCCTGGATGCGGCGGGCCTCGCCAACGGCAACGAGGGTCCGTTCGTCGGGGAGGCAGCCTACTTCACCCCCGGCAGCACCAACGCCGCTGCGGCGGATGTTCCTCTCGGACCGCTCGACGCCGACATCATCTGGGCACTCGATCTCACCCGCGAGTTGGGCATCTGGTCCCACGACGCGGCGCACAGCTCAATCCTCATCCACGGAGACCACCTTTATCTCAACAGCGGCACCGGAGTGGACAACACCCACAAGGTGATCCGGACGCCGGACGCTCCCAGCCTGGTGGTCTTGGACAAGGCGACCGGTCGCGTGCTGGCGACCGACGGCCTGGGGATTGCCCCCCGCATTTTCCACTGCACCTGGTCTGCGCCGTCCCTGGGGCGCGTGGGGGATCGCGACCTCGTCTTCTTCGCCGGGGGCGATGGCATCGTGTACGCCTTCGAGCCGCTGCCGGCCGGGTTTCGACCCGATGCCACCGCGTCGAGGCCGGCCGTCCTGAAGAAGGTCTGGGAATTCGACTTTGATCCGGCGGCTCCCAAGACCGACATCCACCGGTACAACGGCAACCGTGCGGTCAGCCCGAGCAACATTTACGGCATGCCGGTGCTTCACGAAGGACGGCTGTACGTGGTCGGCGGTGGTGACTGGTTCTGGGGCAAACATGAGGCCTGGTTGAAGTGCCTCAACCCCGCGGGGTCCGGGGACATCACCGCCTCGAACCTCCTGTGGACCTATCCGGTCAACCGGCACTCGATGTCCACGCCGGCGGTCCACGACGGGCTGGCGTTTGTGGCGGATTCCATGCGGGTGCTGCACTGCGTGGACATCACCACGGGATCATCGCTGTGGACCCAGGAGCTCGGCGGTGAGGTCTGGGCGTCGGCGCTGGTGGCGGATGGCAAGGTGTACCTCGGGACGCGGCGCGGGGACTTCTGGATCTTCGAGGCCTCGCGGGAGCGGCGTGTGCTGGGGCAGGTATCCCTGGGGGCACCGATCAGCGCCACTGCGGTGGCGGCCAACGGCGTCTTGTATGTCACCGCCATGGACCGGTTGTATGCCGTCGGTTCAACGGCCGCCCCGCCGCGGTGA
- the gatA gene encoding Asp-tRNA(Asn)/Glu-tRNA(Gln) amidotransferase subunit GatA: MFRHLTIAGLTEALTRRECSAREALQACFDQIAQVDGTLRAFLSYDVANAEAQADAADRELDAAPPAPAKPLLGVPVALKDVLCHQGQPCSCSSKILQGFVAPYDATVVARLKEAGAVVFGRLNMDEFAMGSSTENSAFWTTANPWDPKRIPGGSSGGCAAAVAAHECFGSLGSDTGGSIRQPAAFCGVVGVKPTYGLVSRYGLVAFASSLDQIGPFARTVGDAARLLQAIAGHDPRDSTSVPRPVPDLSRSIGRDLKGLRIGLVKEFQIGGVDPEVDAAVRAAVRQLESLGATSVEVSLPHSEYAAATYYIIAPAEASANLARFDGIRYGLRVDGRDPEELNSRTRGAGFGAEVKRRVILGTYVLSSGYYDAFYLRAQKVRTLIRNDFLKAFEQVDAIVTPTTPTAAFKAGEKTSDPLQMYLSDIFTISCNLAGNCGISVPCGFTAATADAPRLPVGLQILGRPFDEETLFRIAHAYEQSTSWHRERAPMS; this comes from the coding sequence ATGTTCCGACACCTCACCATTGCAGGGCTCACCGAGGCGCTCACCCGGCGCGAATGCTCCGCCCGCGAGGCCCTGCAGGCCTGCTTCGACCAGATCGCCCAGGTGGACGGCACCCTGCGGGCCTTCCTGAGCTACGATGTCGCCAATGCCGAAGCCCAGGCCGATGCCGCCGACCGCGAGCTGGACGCCGCCCCACCCGCTCCCGCAAAACCACTGCTCGGGGTTCCCGTGGCCCTCAAGGATGTGCTCTGCCACCAGGGACAGCCCTGCTCCTGCAGTTCCAAGATCCTCCAGGGTTTCGTCGCCCCCTACGACGCCACCGTGGTGGCCCGGCTCAAGGAAGCCGGTGCCGTGGTGTTTGGGCGTCTGAACATGGACGAGTTTGCCATGGGCAGTTCCACTGAGAATTCGGCCTTCTGGACCACTGCCAACCCCTGGGATCCAAAACGAATCCCGGGCGGATCGTCCGGAGGATGCGCCGCCGCGGTCGCCGCCCATGAATGCTTTGGGAGCCTCGGTTCCGACACCGGCGGCTCCATCCGCCAGCCGGCCGCCTTTTGTGGCGTGGTCGGCGTCAAGCCGACCTACGGCCTCGTCTCGCGCTACGGGCTGGTCGCCTTCGCCAGCTCCCTCGACCAGATCGGCCCGTTCGCCCGGACGGTTGGCGACGCCGCCCGCCTGCTCCAGGCGATCGCCGGCCACGATCCGAGGGATTCGACGAGTGTCCCGCGGCCGGTTCCTGACCTGTCACGGTCCATCGGCCGCGACCTCAAGGGCCTGCGCATCGGGTTGGTGAAGGAGTTCCAGATCGGCGGCGTGGATCCGGAAGTGGATGCCGCCGTCCGCGCCGCGGTTCGCCAACTGGAAAGCCTCGGGGCCACGTCCGTCGAGGTCTCCCTGCCCCACAGCGAATACGCGGCGGCCACCTATTACATCATCGCGCCCGCGGAGGCGTCCGCGAATCTCGCGCGGTTCGACGGCATCCGGTACGGACTGCGCGTGGACGGCCGCGACCCGGAGGAACTGAACTCCCGGACGCGCGGCGCGGGCTTTGGGGCCGAAGTGAAGCGCCGCGTCATCCTGGGGACCTATGTGCTGAGCTCCGGATACTATGACGCCTTCTATCTGCGCGCCCAGAAGGTGCGCACGCTGATCCGGAACGATTTCCTCAAGGCGTTCGAGCAGGTGGACGCCATCGTCACGCCAACCACCCCGACCGCGGCGTTCAAGGCGGGGGAAAAGACCTCGGATCCCCTCCAGATGTACCTGAGCGACATTTTCACGATCTCCTGCAATCTGGCGGGCAACTGCGGCATCAGCGTGCCCTGCGGCTTCACGGCGGCGACCGCGGACGCCCCGCGTCTCCCGGTCGGTCTCCAGATCCTGGGCCGTCCTTTCGACGAGGAGACCCTCTTCCGCATTGCGCACGCCTACGAGCAAAGCACCTCCTGGCATCGCGAGCGGGCTCCGATGTCCTGA
- a CDS encoding tetratricopeptide repeat protein yields the protein MERHRELAAKHPDNELARFSLGRALLDRGDHAGARGHLAAALERRPDWMAVQILIGRCDLELGNLAAARAAFERARELAILQHHDGPLAEVEALLADLPATAPTTS from the coding sequence ATGGAGCGACACCGGGAACTGGCCGCAAAGCATCCCGACAATGAACTCGCGAGGTTCAGCCTCGGCAGGGCGCTGTTGGATCGGGGGGACCACGCCGGGGCGCGCGGGCACCTGGCCGCGGCGCTGGAGCGCCGGCCGGACTGGATGGCGGTACAGATCCTGATCGGCCGCTGCGACCTGGAGCTCGGCAATCTTGCCGCGGCGCGCGCGGCGTTCGAGCGGGCGCGCGAACTCGCCATTCTGCAACATCATGACGGGCCCCTTGCCGAGGTGGAGGCCCTGCTGGCCGATCTCCCCGCCACCGCACCCACCACCTCGTGA
- a CDS encoding type II secretion system protein, with product MPAARRRHAGPAGRSSNGFTLIELLVVIAIIAILAGMLLPALSRAKQKATGASCLNNTRQLITASLVYAADFQDSLPPNGEGDATVNLTNPPPNFVPRLWVEGREGSNLLEGSANGLINERVSLIAPYLRAKGSFKCPGDTYTHTINGRKQRNPRSYSMNAFVAWTGNPYNSQGERRTWVVPMKSGEVLQPSETFIFGEIHPQSICRPFFGVNMSGSGGVYHVPGNYHGRISNFSFADGHSEAHRWADSRFNNPPFRGDYHQAHGGVPGTTGRADTQWLRERTTRRR from the coding sequence ATGCCCGCCGCCCGCCGCCGCCACGCCGGTCCTGCCGGTCGCTCGAGCAACGGATTTACGTTGATCGAGCTGCTGGTCGTCATTGCCATCATCGCGATTCTCGCGGGCATGCTGCTGCCGGCGCTTTCCCGGGCCAAACAGAAGGCCACCGGGGCTTCCTGCCTGAACAACACCCGCCAGCTCATCACCGCGTCCCTGGTCTACGCGGCCGACTTTCAGGACTCCCTGCCGCCCAATGGGGAAGGGGACGCCACTGTCAACCTGACGAACCCGCCGCCCAACTTCGTCCCACGCCTCTGGGTGGAGGGGCGCGAGGGCAGCAACTTGCTCGAGGGTTCCGCCAACGGGTTGATCAACGAGCGGGTGTCCCTCATCGCCCCCTACCTTCGTGCCAAGGGGAGTTTCAAGTGCCCGGGCGACACCTACACCCACACCATCAACGGTCGGAAGCAGCGCAATCCGCGCAGCTACAGCATGAACGCCTTCGTGGCGTGGACGGGCAACCCCTACAACAGCCAGGGAGAGCGCCGCACCTGGGTGGTTCCGATGAAATCTGGCGAGGTCCTTCAACCTTCTGAGACGTTCATTTTTGGTGAGATCCATCCCCAGAGCATCTGCCGTCCGTTCTTTGGGGTGAACATGTCCGGGAGCGGTGGCGTGTATCATGTTCCCGGAAACTATCACGGGCGGATCTCCAATTTTTCCTTTGCGGACGGCCACTCCGAGGCGCATCGCTGGGCCGACAGCCGCTTCAACAATCCGCCGTTCCGTGGCGATTATCATCAGGCACATGGTGGTGTTCCGGGCACGACCGGCCGTGCAGACACCCAATGGTTGCGCGAGCGCACGACGCGGCGCCGGTAG